The Mercurialis annua linkage group LG7, ddMerAnnu1.2, whole genome shotgun sequence genome includes the window CTTTTAATGATCGGTTCAGTTGATGCTTGTAAAAGATTTGAACTTTTTgttgcaatttaatttttttgatctgTATTTTTCCTAAGATTTTGAGCTTCATTTGTGTATTGCAGAAGGATTTTGGCGGTTGAAAATCCATGGCAACGATGATCAGGGTGATCTAGCTCCGTCTAGTCCATACCCAGATCGTCCTGGTGAGCCGGATTGTGTATACTATCTGAGAACTGGATTATGTGGTTATGGAACCAATTGTCGTTTTAATCATCCTCCTTATGCTGCACAGGTACTTTTTCTTTCTGTTGAGTTCTGTGTTATTTTGGTTTATTTACGTTGCGTTGATGCTATATTGATTGGTTTACCATGCGGAATTTACTGTCTTTTTGGTTTTCCTACACCTGGGGTTTGAGTGTTTAATATTTTGATGAAGATATTCTTTTACAGGGTAATCAATTTAAAGAAGAACTTCCAGAAAGAGTTGGCCAACCTGATTGTGGAGTAAGTTCCTATTTGGTGAAAATATTGTTCCTACGTTATGCAATATAGTGCAGCTTTTACTATGACAATTATACTACGTGGCAATGCAATTTATAATCATGAACATTGTAGAGTGTGCTTATATGTTTGTTGAATTATTCTGATGTTCTGTTCTAGGACATGAGGGTCCAGTTCTCTCTTTTAGCCTAAGATACTTATAGAGATGAGTGAACAAGAGGACACAATTTTGAGAAGGATAGATTACTAAAggaaaatcgcttaaaagttcTTTAGCcatacaaaatttattttcgaATTCACAATTTAAGCCATCAACTCAAGCTCATCTTGAGAAGGATGCATTACTAAAGGAAACCGTAATCTGAATGCAAATTGAATTGTCTGCTCTTGTGGCTGGCTTATTCCATATGCAATTTTGAACGGCATCATCAATCTTGGTTTGCATAACATATGGTATATCCTTTCTGCTGTTACATTGCAGGAATAGGCTTccataaaatgaaaattaggaATTTTATTGAAAAGATGCATGTTGAATGAAAGAACTGCAAACTTGAAAAGAATGAACTGAATGTAATTCAAGATGCATAATTTATTGATGAGTTTGCTTAAAAAGTGGCCcgcataatttattttgatcagTTGCTTTTATGATGAAGGTTTAAGAAGGCATTGTAATTATTACTGTTTGAACAGTCTCCATATTTATTGTAATTCTTTACCATTTAAAGTACCTTCTGTTTTTGTCACACAAATTTGTTGCTAGAAAATTGCAATTAATTAGAGAAGAACATATGTGGCAAGCAGTTTGAAAAGTAAGTCAGCTAGTTGATTTAACAAATGCGATGATATTGATTTTCAGCTTTTTTGAATTTGACTTGGTATTTAGTGCTTTACTGCTTTTATTAAATTCTTGTTTAGGTCATTTGCCAGATTGATATTTCTTTTTGGAATCAGGTGACAAGAAAGATATGAGATTCATTTGTTGATTCTTTTATATAGgttttatattattagtaattatttttattttgcccTAACTTTAGTACTTCTCTTAAATTATTGATTTGGCATCTATGTATTCGCCACCACTGATTTGCTAGTTAGTTGATCGAGAAGCCAATAACTGTTAATGTCATATTTGCAATGGCTTTGGTAGATTTTTTATCTATAAATCATTCTTCATAAATTTTATGAAGGTATCGTATTATTTAGTGTAAGGCTTTCGTGCTGGATGTTTCTTCTAATAGCTTGAAATTATTGCAGTATTATTTAAAGACAGGGACCTGCAAATATGGATCAACTTGTAAATATCATCATCCAAGTGATAGAAATGGTGCAGGACCGGTCTCATTTAACATTGTAGGTCTTCCTATGCGGCAGGTGCTTACTTTgcatttttggatcaaattattttttattttagtttgccACGCTTGCAAAAAATGCTTATGTTTATGAACTATTGTCACAATCTATATCATCTATTTTCCAGGATGAAAAATCATGTCCATATTATATGCGGACTGGATCATGTAAATTTGGAGTTGCATGCAAGTTCCACCATCCTCAGCCTGCACCACTTGGAGCTGGCTTACCTGTAACTGGACCATCTGCCACTGGACCTATGACTTCATCAAATACGCCTTCATCAGGTCCTCCTTATGTTGGTGGGTTGCCAACTTGGTCACTACCAAGAGCACCATATGTGTCTGGCCCTCGTTTGCAGGCTCCGCAGACTTACATGCCTGTTGTTGTTTCTCCTTCTCAAGGTGTTGTTCCAGCACAAGGCTGGAACACCTATGTGGTaagaaataattataatattaacttTCTGCTTCATGTATGCTACCTAAGTTGACAATAATGTGATGTGCCACTAAGGAATGATGATTGTTATGTCAGTGTAACGATTGGGGATCTTTAATAAGCTGCACATATCTTTAAGTGTCAAAAGGAAAAAATGCAGCTCCCATGTTTGAGTCTGTGAGAGAGAGGGATGTAGTTGATATTGTAACTTTTGCTGAGACCTGTGTCAATTTTCATCAGATGAGTTAGTGGAGGAAGCTTTGAGGGATGGATGCTCTGTAATTGCTTGGAGATACAGGACAAGTTATCCTTATGAAAGCAATAATGTAAATAAGCcttaaataagaaaataacGTTTTCGGCTTTTCTTTGGCCTTATGCTCCTTGTATGGTGTGATTGCATTTTTGTGCGGTTGACTTTGCAGGAAATCTTCAGATGGAACCTTTTCTAGTATTTCTTTGATATTATAAGTTGCACCTCTTTACTGGTCTTTCTAAATTTAATTCTCTTTGGCCAAGCATTTCTTCGCCCCTCATTTCATGTGTTTATTTGTGAATCAGGGAAACTTGAGCCCCATGTCTTCAGCTGGTGTTGTGGGATCTGGTCTTGCATACAACTCAAGGAATCAACGCGAGTCCGGATCTAGTGGACAAGTACATATGTTATCAACAGAAAGTTCTAATCTCCCCGAGAGACCTGATCAGCCAGAATGCCGTTATTTTATGAACACTGGGTTTTGCAAATATGGATCTGACTGCAAGTACCATCACCCAAAAGAAAGAATTGCACAACTAGCAACAAATTCTGTTGGCCCACTTGGTCTTCCCTCCAGACCTGTAAGTCGGATTTATTTCATGTTTCGCTATGTCTTCCTGATTTTCATAGTTGACCCCAGAAGCTTTAAATTCACTTGATGATAGCATTAAATCATAGGCTTCATAGCTAATTTTTTAGGATTATTATTCCAAACTTTACcgtttttagcgctttaagctcCACGTTTGAAAGTTGCTAAATAATATCCCCACCTTCATTGTTTGGCAAATTCAGGTCAAACACCATAATATGACATCGTTTTATTCATTACACTAGTGCCAAAATTGACATGGTTTGGGGCCAGAAATTGCCAAAATGTTAAAGTTTAGGACATTATTTAGCAACTTTTTTAATCTGgagcttaaagcgctaaaaaggataaaagttTGGATATTATAATGTGAGTAACCCTAATTTTTATTAGCTATTTGCAAGTAGGCAACCAACTAAATTTGTATTGTATGGAAGGACCGAATTCTACTGTTTTTTACAGGATTACAACCTAATCTACTTATGGTAACATAAATTCTGCTTCAAAGATGTTTTCCCTTTGGATGACGAAAAAGTTGCATTACATCTTGTTTTAGAGAAATTAATGTAAACAAAGTCAGCTTAGAGGCCAACACTATTAAAGTAATTCCGTACATGACGGGTTTGATAACTGTTTAATGACGAAAATTTATATCTGGTCTTATTTGGAAAATTGTGAACGAGTTGAAATGATTTTTACTCCATTTTCTGCAGGGGCAGCCTGTATGTTCAAACTACAGCATGTATGGAATTTGTAAATTCGGCCCCACTTGCAGATTCGATCATCCTTTCCCAGCATATCCATATGGTTACGGTTTGAGCTTGCAGCCTTTGTCTATATTTGACTTATCACTCTTAAATTATCCGAGAATATCTCCGCCGACTCTTTCAACCGAAAGTGGCGTCTCCCTAGTATCTAAATTTCCTGATTGGGTGCAAAATCCTGAAAATGCAACCCGTAAACATCAGAATTCAGACACTAATATTAAGATATCCGAAGATCAATCTGAGCAGGCTGATTCTCCACCACCGCACTCCTCACAAGCTTCTTCAGAACCATcgcatgattgattttgatttcgtCGAGACCACGTGTTTCTGTTTTCTGTTGATACTTTTCGGATAATTGGTACTTTCTAAAGGAGATTTTTGAGACATGTATGTACCTCATGCCCCACCTTTTCACCTGTGATTCTGCGGAGTGTGGTAGGTTGTTTTGAAATGAAATGTGATGAGCAAAATCTGGGGGGTCATGGGGCATTTTTTTGTTGTGAATAAAATGCAGGTGAAAATTTGTAATATTTCTTGGATATGCTGATATGATATCCATCTGCAATGATAAAGATTTTTGCaagatttgttttttgtttttatattatcacTACTACTTATGGTCCACAAAAGGACtggaaataaaaatttgattgaATTAGAGATGCTTTTCCATTAAAAAAACAAAGGTTTAATCTTTTTTCGACTTATTTCATTTGTCCCAAATTACCAAAATTGCCAATATTAGTCTATTgctcaattttcaatttcaattatagcAATCATCAACACCCGATGAAACCTACTATCAAGTGATGCTGATGCCTCTGCAATGGATGCTTCTGCAATGGCGCTTAATGCTTCATTTTCAGAAATGTTATTACTTGCCTTGCAGCTTGACGCTTTATTTCCGTTGTAATATGCTTTCATCAGTTTTATACACTCAGTTATTTTAATCTCATCCTGAAAAACAACAACAGTAGATCTCCTACATGATAAACAGGACTCAAATCAATACTCTATATATACAGTTTTACCATTCCGATATCTCTGCCAGTAAATATCCTCATAGATGTCTCATACTTTTCATTAGTGAGGGTGCTGACAGTCATAATAGTAGCTGCTGCTGCTATTATTAAAGGTGCATATCTTGTAAGCTTTATCTCTGCAATATACAATTTTACTCATCATCTCaagaaattgaaattaaaattatttaagattttgCATTTGCAATCTGTTAcaattatttgaattaattatcAGCAAAATGACATTTACTTTGTTGGTGATTTCTGTAATAAAGACAGCAAGCTCGTCACATAAAATAGTGGATTTACGCAATTCGAAAGCGGTCCGATAACTTTCAGAATCCGTCTCCCAACCTTTTTGATATCTTCTCCATCGAGAAACTCACAAGGCCTAGAGGTCTGAGCAACAATTTTATTATGGGATTGCTATAAAATTTAACGGAGTTAAAACGCAGTAAACAACAAAATTGAACATGTTAATGAATGGAAGATGGTAAATAAGAGAGACCATAAAAACTTCGAAGTCCAAGGATTTATCTGCCATTTTCATAGCATTTAAACAGGCAACCACGCGAATATTGTAATCCACAATTTTGCGCTTAAAAATCTAAGCCAACAAGTTTGTATCAGTAGGTAGTAATATTAGTAGATAGAGACCATAAATTCTGATAAGAATAGTTTGTGAATACATGCTTTTTATCTCTTGAAATGAATTTGTCGAAGAATCTCTTTGGATGAAATTTGACAAGTGTGTCTCACTCTCCATTAGTAAGAgtatgaaagaaaaaaagaaacatgTCATGGTAAATTTAACTTTACGTGTAATGCGTGAAAATACTCCTAAATGTTAGACTCtgcatcttcttcttcttgtccTTTTATTTTCaagaacattttttttttgctaatttattttaaagcttaatgtcttaaaaaaaactttaacctttcatctccttttcaatcctaccctgacgttgcaaatctgtcaattttatcctattttgcatttttttcatttcaattgtaccctaaaacataaaattgatcttttttttatttggcaaaaattctctaaattgaccctttttgcattagattaactttttatattaaattgaccatttttaaaaaaaaatattgaacttttgtcaaataaataaaggtcaattttatgtttcagggtacaattgaaatgaaaaaattcaaactagagtaaaattgacaatttttcaacgtcagggtaggattaaaaaggggatgaaaggtcgggattttttaaggcattaaactttattttaaagaataattaaaattcatttttctaatttatcttAAGTTTTCTTCAGTGGCAGAAAAATTAGACTTGACATAAACCAGAACAATAGCATATCACCATTATACCCAACAATAAGACTGCCACCATCAAACAAAATGAGATAAGGTTAAGAGAGTGAGAAGCTATGGGGCCTGGACAGAGCTTATCTCATGGAATACCCCATGATGCCATGTCAATGCCTTATATGAGCAGCCAAAAAATAGAATGtaaggaaataaataaattctaagGCTTCCATAGAGTTGATCTTAAGTAGTACATTTGTAAGATAATGGTCATTAAtcttaaaaggagaaatgcaCTGTGTAATGATGCCAAAATCACTCAAATATTTCTTCTTCCATGGTCCTGGAAATTGTAGAAACATACACCGGTTAAGTTTAAATCATCGTAATTGTAGTTCCTCACAGCCTGACAGATTTAAGCAATTTttggttatattaaggaaaagaaaaaagaagcatACAGATCGATGATGAAGCAATTCTTACATCAGTCGCAGTCCGCATTCTGTCGAGATTTTTCAACCAAAGATGCTCTCTGAGTTGATGATAGAGCCTTTGTATAGAGAGTTTTCTGACCATCATAAGCAAACCTTTTACTACCAAGTTCAGAGGAATATGTTTGGTAAAGCCTATCAATTATCTTTCGACCAATTCCCTTGCTTTCAACAGCTCTCTTATCTTCCCAAGTAAGAGAAACCTGCAAATCAAAACGGCATATTAGTGTAAAGAAAATAGTACATAATGTAAAAAGGTCATAGTAGTAGTCTTGAGATAATCTTTTATATGAAGATTGCAAGATGAACCAAAAATGTAACAACTCCTTCAGAATTCCAAGTCATGTTAAACCAATTTTGGACATCAATATAATAATGCCTTGGGTTAAAGTCTAAATTTGAAGAATTCAGAGCTGCACTTAGAGATTCATTCAATAACAAACAATTTTAACTTTCTTCTACTGTATCTCAATAACTTTCTATTCTTTTTGTTAAAATGACTAAGCAGTTTCCCTCATTAGGTTCCCTCACTGTTGCAGCAAATCAAGAGTTTTGTCAGTGAAGCCTTTTTCTTGTTTTCTGCAACTGGATTCAGCTTCTCATTTCCTTCCATCATCCATGTCAGGTCCTCCACCCGCTCCTTCACTTCTGTTTCCACAATTGCTTCTTCCTTCCTTTCTGCAATAAAGTTTGATGCCTCTGCAATCGATCTTGATGACTTTGCAACCGATATTGATGCCTCTGCAATCCGTCTTGATGCTTCTTCAATTTTCGCCTTGGAGCTTGATACTTCAACATGAATGTTCTTCCTCTTCGGGTTATCATAAAAGGCGCTCATCAACTTTTTACAATTAGTTATTTTGATTTCATcctgaaaaaaagaaaaagcatTACATCTCTTAACTTAAAGGATAAACATGACTCGAATCGatacttaatatttataattttaccatTTCAATATTGTCGCTT containing:
- the LOC126657554 gene encoding uncharacterized protein LOC126657554 produces the protein MKIFTSDNIEMDEIKITNCKKLMSAFYDNPKRKNIHVEVSSSKAKIEEASRRIAEASISVAKSSRSIAEASNFIAERKEEAIVETEVKERVEDLTWMMEGNEKLNPVAENKKKASLTKLLICCNSEGT
- the LOC126655992 gene encoding zinc finger CCCH domain-containing protein 3-like, giving the protein MPDSSNNNNYSSSSNNHRQVKSNAVSNQSPDNIEEGFWRLKIHGNDDQGDLAPSSPYPDRPGEPDCVYYLRTGLCGYGTNCRFNHPPYAAQGNQFKEELPERVGQPDCGYYLKTGTCKYGSTCKYHHPSDRNGAGPVSFNIVGLPMRQDEKSCPYYMRTGSCKFGVACKFHHPQPAPLGAGLPVTGPSATGPMTSSNTPSSGPPYVGGLPTWSLPRAPYVSGPRLQAPQTYMPVVVSPSQGVVPAQGWNTYVGNLSPMSSAGVVGSGLAYNSRNQRESGSSGQVHMLSTESSNLPERPDQPECRYFMNTGFCKYGSDCKYHHPKERIAQLATNSVGPLGLPSRPGQPVCSNYSMYGICKFGPTCRFDHPFPAYPYGYGLSLQPLSIFDLSLLNYPRISPPTLSTESGVSLVSKFPDWVQNPENATRKHQNSDTNIKISEDQSEQADSPPPHSSQASSEPSHD